From the bacterium genome, one window contains:
- a CDS encoding flagellar assembly protein A, which yields MEEQVDTHLAWEIEALGDDAIPGQLLAVKKPPALGKPGLTVTGEELLPQLGEDIPVILGMNVYASEDGLRIYSASFGKIRWQGNRVDVQRVLQITKDVEENIDFDGEVKVSGSVEGKFKIHATADVSIAGSVADAEIDSGGTVEIKQEVRNATIIAQENIKSCSAKESSLEAKGYILIEGALLGCKVNGERVICSGRKGIIAGGVVCAKKEINAMTIGSERTSIQTEVKIQQGGNISIHGILYPKVKMILGRRTMIPKRKLKRLTIKAELSGMTTTEYQEPKIEFTHSASQEDTHKQKVKHPQFSPSVIVQAASLEEGKRKGAELLGLPAEGLDGEIISNEYSNRPILRIFPQGASEHWKKEWNEINNIDGPPVDGNFKFENREDGLYLHIISSSGSGKKVSPENIILAAQQQGFIGIDSSKIIAACKTNVPTTVKIGIMQLTQEIGGKVKIDISEDKLKAYFTIIPPQKGNLMLGPEDVLSALKRKGVMVGIKEDVIVAAFKNKQFEKPILVAEAILPPMSQKAQITYRIGSAK from the coding sequence ATGGAAGAACAAGTTGATACTCACCTGGCCTGGGAGATAGAAGCATTAGGGGATGATGCTATCCCGGGACAATTATTAGCCGTAAAAAAACCACCTGCCCTCGGTAAACCAGGATTAACGGTTACCGGCGAAGAATTATTACCTCAGCTGGGAGAGGATATTCCTGTTATTTTAGGAATGAATGTTTATGCCTCTGAAGATGGGTTGCGGATTTACTCCGCCTCTTTTGGAAAAATCAGGTGGCAGGGAAACCGCGTAGATGTCCAAAGAGTGCTTCAAATAACTAAAGATGTAGAGGAGAATATTGACTTTGATGGCGAGGTGAAAGTTTCAGGCAGTGTGGAGGGGAAATTTAAAATACACGCTACCGCCGATGTTAGTATCGCGGGCTCTGTAGCAGATGCTGAAATAGATTCAGGTGGAACCGTAGAAATAAAACAAGAAGTTAGAAATGCAACTATAATTGCACAAGAGAATATTAAATCTTGCTCGGCTAAAGAATCATCATTAGAGGCAAAAGGCTATATTTTAATAGAAGGGGCATTACTTGGGTGTAAAGTAAATGGAGAAAGGGTAATTTGTTCTGGGAGAAAAGGAATAATTGCTGGTGGCGTTGTTTGTGCCAAAAAAGAAATAAACGCTATGACCATTGGCAGTGAACGCACCTCTATACAAACCGAAGTAAAGATACAGCAAGGCGGAAATATCTCAATCCACGGAATACTTTATCCCAAAGTAAAAATGATATTGGGAAGAAGAACAATGATTCCCAAACGGAAATTGAAACGCCTGACGATTAAAGCAGAACTATCCGGAATGACAACCACTGAATATCAAGAACCTAAAATCGAGTTTACCCACTCTGCCTCTCAAGAAGATACTCATAAACAAAAGGTTAAACATCCTCAATTCTCACCATCAGTAATCGTGCAGGCGGCATCTTTAGAAGAAGGAAAAAGAAAAGGTGCTGAATTATTAGGTTTGCCGGCTGAAGGGTTAGATGGAGAAATAATTTCTAATGAATATTCTAACCGACCTATATTGCGAATATTTCCTCAAGGTGCCTCTGAACATTGGAAAAAAGAATGGAATGAGATAAATAATATAGATGGTCCTCCAGTAGATGGGAATTTTAAATTCGAAAACCGCGAAGATGGTTTATATCTCCACATTATTTCTTCAAGTGGCTCAGGGAAAAAGGTGAGCCCGGAAAATATTATCCTTGCCGCACAACAACAAGGTTTTATTGGAATCGATTCTTCTAAAATAATAGCTGCCTGTAAGACAAATGTTCCTACAACCGTTAAAATTGGTATTATGCAACTTACTCAAGAAATAGGTGGAAAAGTTAAAATTGATATATCAGAAGATAAACTTAAGGCTTATTTTACGATAATTCCTCCCCAAAAGGGTAATTTAATGCTTGGTCCAGAAGATGTCCTCTCTGCCTTAAAACGAAAAGGTGTTATGGTTGGAATTAAAGAAGATGTTATTGTTGCCGCTTTTAAAAATAAACAATTTGAAAAACCTATCCTTGTTGCAGAGGCTATTTTACCACCTATGTCTCAAAAGGCTCAAATTACATATCGAATTGGGTCAGCTAAATAA